In one window of Candidatus Sulfuricurvum sp. RIFRC-1 DNA:
- the nifH gene encoding nitrogenase iron protein, whose product MAGAASLRQIAFYGKGGIGKSTTSQNTLAAMSHYFDKNIMIVGCDPKADSTRLILHEKAQDTILSLAAEYGTIEDVEMEQARLWGKGLFDKETPGGWINCTESGGPEPGVGCAGRGVITAINFLEEEGAYDEEGLDFVSYDVLGDVVCGGFAMPIREGKAQEIYIVMSGEMMAMYAANNISKGILKYANTGGVRLAGLVCNARMTDKEYDLALELAQRLGTQLIHFVPRNNIVQHAELRRMTVVEYSPYSDQAREYKELARKIVYNDMKIIPTPISMDELEDLLLAFGLEDEVDESQVGKAAHEA is encoded by the coding sequence ATGGCTGGAGCAGCTAGCTTGCGACAAATCGCGTTCTACGGAAAAGGTGGGATCGGTAAATCTACTACATCTCAAAATACATTGGCAGCAATGTCACACTATTTCGATAAAAATATTATGATCGTTGGATGTGATCCAAAAGCGGATTCAACTCGTTTGATTCTTCACGAGAAAGCACAAGATACTATTCTTTCTCTTGCAGCAGAATACGGCACTATCGAAGATGTTGAGATGGAACAAGCTCGTCTTTGGGGTAAAGGCTTATTTGATAAAGAAACTCCGGGTGGTTGGATCAACTGCACAGAGTCAGGCGGACCAGAGCCAGGAGTAGGTTGTGCAGGTCGTGGTGTTATTACAGCGATTAACTTCCTCGAAGAAGAGGGTGCTTACGATGAAGAGGGACTTGATTTCGTTTCTTATGACGTTCTTGGTGACGTTGTTTGCGGCGGATTTGCAATGCCGATTCGTGAAGGTAAAGCACAAGAAATTTACATCGTAATGTCAGGCGAAATGATGGCGATGTACGCAGCGAACAACATCTCTAAAGGGATTTTGAAATACGCAAACACTGGTGGAGTTCGTCTTGCCGGTCTTGTTTGTAACGCTCGTATGACAGATAAAGAGTACGATTTGGCACTTGAGCTTGCTCAACGCCTTGGAACACAATTGATCCACTTCGTACCACGTAACAATATCGTTCAGCATGCTGAACTTCGTCGTATGACGGTTGTTGAATACAGCCCATATTCTGACCAAGCTCGCGAATACAAAGAGCTTGCTCGTAAAATCGTTTACAACGATATGAAAATCATCCCTACTCCAATCAGTATGGATGAGCTTGAAGACTTGCTCCTTGCATTCGGTCTCGAAGACGAAGTTGATGAGTCACAAGTTGGTAAAGCTGCGCACGAAGCGTAA
- a CDS encoding CZB domain-containing protein yields the protein MTNKEKSIHNLHQARTTHIRWVNAIKLLVSGIETSPDTIALSPTDSLFGKWFYDEAMLFSLGTSRMVLEDIEELLLTVHDKYMKIYPIYYGQKKKNILGGLLGSKNKASEHEIELSLRYYEEIIVLSDKLKHKLRILESQLMSLGEEKFDLIAGFTNVEVPAPLKLKIPEPSNNDEEAYYYGTRGRG from the coding sequence ATGACGAATAAAGAAAAATCAATCCACAATCTCCACCAAGCGCGGACAACTCATATTCGCTGGGTCAATGCGATTAAACTTCTCGTTTCGGGTATTGAGACATCGCCTGATACCATTGCTCTCAGTCCGACCGATTCACTGTTTGGAAAATGGTTTTACGATGAAGCGATGCTCTTTAGTCTAGGAACTTCTCGAATGGTTCTCGAAGATATCGAAGAATTACTACTCACAGTGCATGACAAATACATGAAGATCTATCCTATCTATTATGGACAAAAAAAGAAAAATATTTTAGGTGGACTACTGGGAAGTAAAAATAAAGCAAGCGAACATGAAATCGAGCTCTCCCTTCGCTATTATGAAGAGATCATTGTCCTCTCGGATAAACTCAAACACAAACTTCGTATTTTAGAGAGTCAACTCATGAGTTTAGGAGAAGAGAAATTTGATCTCATTGCCGGATTTACAAACGTAGAAGTTCCAGCCCCGTTGAAGCTCAAAATCCCTGAACCGTCCAATAATGATGAAGAGGCTTATTATTATGGTACACGAGGGAGAGGGTAA